From Aquila chrysaetos chrysaetos chromosome 3, bAquChr1.4, whole genome shotgun sequence, the proteins below share one genomic window:
- the EPB41L1 gene encoding band 4.1-like protein 1 isoform X2: MTTETGPGSEVKNAQEEAPQQQLEAAAQGPTAAATNPASRDAEVNEKPGAQSDARNTEPGTEMEEKDYSETDGLSDKTTPSKTQKSPQKTTKKVKSALCRVTLLDASEYECEVEKHARGQVLFDMVCEHLNLLEKDYFGLTFCDSDSQKNWLDPSKEIKKQIRSGPWNFAFTVKFYPPDPAQLTEDITRYYLCLQLRADIITGRLPCSFVTHALLGSYAVQAELGDYDAEEHMGNYVSELRFAPNQTRELEERIMELHKTYRGMTPGEAEIHFLENAKKLSMYGVDLHHAKDSEGIDIMLGVCANGLLIYRDRLRINRFAWPKILKISYKRSNFYIKIRPGEYEQFESTIGFKLPNHRSAKRLWKVCIEHHTFFRLVSPEPPPKGFLVMGSKFRYSGRTQAQTRQASALIDRPAPFFERSSSKRYTMSRSLDGEFSRPASVSENHDAGAEGEKRDEDGEFCSRRRSETEDEELTTPTKIKELKPEHETTPRHKQEFLDKPEDVLLKHQASINELKRTLKEPNSKLVHRDRDRRLPSSPASSSPKHEDETPKGTPEKASETMEEDTPDDFTSEHGASLSMESFTQKSLVSSPEGSEHWVFIERETPRLEAVALKKALGVKKEEAHAGTSEVKMSASVSKVEMAVGKAKEVAGQEEPADASLDTRTRAKMIASPEDFESVWEDEIDEKEARGEPSQEAEHVSAESAEEPQEEGEEATTSEPGLPKPCQQPEERQRAKILGPEPPQGESEVVSKERASAASRKQEARVLATATELIKIKVKASDESSDTSATQRIIYLGDPEGEEKDSKTHLLSETGLEERPEATENTSREGSGHTAPVAEGFQPSSSASQQHRALSGKSAEALEQPGTGCDGTSLVERPTLGQEEGLPLQQEKASAGLTGCEAPEGGEALPCSREVGQEETDLQSPVGGLKLCGLAGDGRRAEEHKGSPVQSPDICMAVEGLSGRIGADSDKEGSARVVLQMEEIETKSPPSVVPRQGHPPTTMGSEGDEPSTPAPTPFPQQSSPVPAEPVSGTEPEGRDLSQGTSPVRGMGLPKIVNLSAEVESKEANPVVGKGAPKDMSPVAEVAIPSGASPESEEQPQDMGFATCKPHQGASPVAGGPPENTGAAAEPIQVRDPATGEVAQDMGPVTAKATQSKIPATEEPLQEKPVIKELSQDIGPTSGKLTRDEGCGMEELSDDKSPCMEELPPKAEEPKQQIEAIIRDLPQEGPMAEGLLHTTDPKVQEPPWDLEFNVGQDLQGRSPAVGETTRDSDLAPGQPPQDKSRPKEAADVLHSHSTVAGLCQGSKTYRLSTLIYEGREEQQASSGTHQTESESLMFVAGRTGAVSQEHGDVTVAPGSWQDSESYRKTSVASKIKMFEQSEAERRAAQEGQERVPEAETSAKAKGKMGLAQDMLLNTGLASPLVMLVTPVGPASSAGSLALGQGAGSGDTSQPLSLKKDVSIVLEHEGEDSADLASADLASPDSGCELTLAEASKSQEPSGEEKDLSDPSVKSSLKEENVKTAVPVVFQRAGLREGIEEKAKPPRHRAPESDTGDEEQDQEKDSVFLKDNHLAIERKCSSITVSSTSSLEAEVDFTVIGDFHGTAFEDISRSLPELDKDKSETEDEGLVSFQHTDKVVPGPEEDVKGGEKVSQPSPDVSQLESSAPKMDAVTVGLGLGMKKPEADGSAFHHIGTTDTAQVEGGTPGSRDTTATVHAGTGEMALATSDHSTKAGKGAVPTTDLRSLSPITSSSAGKEVLTSIFSATAETLSTSTTTHVTKTVKGGFSETRIEKRIIITGDEDVDQDQALALAIKEAKLQHPDMLVTKAVVYRETEPSPEERDKKPQES, from the exons AAACACGCCCGAGGCCAGGTCCTCTTTGACATGGTGTGCGAGCATCTCAACCTCCTGGAGAAGGACTACTTCGGCCTCACCTTCTGTGACTCAGACAGCCAGAAG AACTGGCTGGACCCCTCCAAGGAGATCAAGAAGCAGATTCGCA GTGGGCCCTGGAACTTCGCCTTCACTGTGAAGTTTTACCCTCCAGACCCTGCCCAGCTCACGGAGGACATCACAAG ATACTACTTGTGCCTGCAGCTCCGTGCGGACATCATCACGGGGCGCCTGCCTTGCTCCTTTGTCACGCATGCCCTGCTGGGCTCCTACGCCGTGCAGGCTGAGCTGGGTGACTACGATGCCGAGGAACACATGGGCAACTACGTCAGCGAGCTCCGCTTCGCCCCCAACCAGACACGGGAGCTGGAGGAGCGCATCATGGAGTTGCACAAGACCTACCG GGGAATGACCCCCGGGGAAGCGGAGATCCACTTCCTGGAGAACGCCAAGAAGCTCTCCATGTATGGGGTGGACCTGCACCACGCCAAG GACTCGGAGGGCATTGACATCATGCTGGGCGTCTGCGCCAACGGCCTCCTCATCTACAGGGACCGGCTGAGGATCAACCGCTTCGCCTGGCCCAAGATCCTCAAAATTTCCTACAAGAGGAGCAACTTCTACATCAAGATCCGCCCGGGTGAG TACGAACAGTTTGAGAGCACCATTGGCTTCAAGCTGCCTAACCATCGCTCCGCCAAGCGTCTTTGGAAGGTCTGCATAGAGCATCACACCTTCTTCAG GCTGGTGTCCCCGGAGCCACCCCCCAAGGGCTTCCTGGTGATGGGCTCCAAGTTTCGCTACAGCGGGCGGACGCAGGCGCAGACACGGCAGGCCAGCGCCCTCATCGACCGCCCGGCTCCCTTCTTCGAGCGCTCCTCAAGCAAACGGTACACCATGTCTCGCAGCCTTGACGGAG AGTTCTCGCGCCCAGCCTCTGTCAGCGAAAACCACGACGCCGGGGCAGAGGGCGAGAAGCGAGATGAGGACGGTGAGTTTTGCAGCAGGAGACGGTCTGAGACAGAGGATGAGGAGCTGACCACCCCAACGAAAATAAAGGAGCTGAAG CCGGAGCACGAAACAACCCCCAGGCACAAGCAGGAG TTTTTAGACAAGCCAGAAGATGTTTTGCTGAAGCATCAGGCCAGCATCAATGAGCTGAAACGGACCCTGAAGGAGCCCAACAGCAAGCTGGTTCACAGGGACCGGGACAGGAGGCTGCCTTCCTCACCAGCCTCTTCCTCACCCAAGCATGAGGATGAAACACCAAAGGGAACCCCAGAAAAGGCCAGCGAG ACGATGGAAGAGGACACCCCAGACGATTTTACATCTGAGCACGGAGCTTCCCTAAGCATGGAGTCTTTCACGCAGAAAAGCCTTGTCTCCTCTCCTGAG GGCTCGGAGCATTGGGTATTTATAGAGAGAGAAACTCCTAGGCTGGAAGCGGTAGCTCTAAAGAAAGCTCTGGGAGTCAAGAAAGAAGAAGCACATGCAGGTACCTCAGAGGTGAAAATGAGTGCGAGCGTATCGAAAGTGGAGATGGCAGTAGGGAAAGCCAAGGAAGTGGCAGGccaggaagagccagcagatGCATCCCTGGATACCCGGACAAGAGCAAAAATGATCGCTAGTCCAGAGGATTTTGAGTCTGTCTGGGAGGATGAGATTGATGAGAAGGAAGCCAGGGGGGAGCCCAGCCAGGAGGCAGAGCACGTGTCAGCTGAGAGTGCAGAGGAGCCCCAGGAGGAGGGCGAGGAAGCAACCACCAGTGAGCCAGGTCTGCCCAAGCCATGTCAGCAGCCTGAAGAGAGGCAGAGGGCCAAAATTTTGGGGCCAGAGCCTCCCCAGGGAGAAAGCGAGGTGGTCTCCAAGGAGCGTGCTTCTGCAGCCTCCAGGAAGCAGGAGGCCAGAGTGCTGGCCACAGCCACAGAGctcattaaaattaaagtgaAGGCTAGTGATGAGAGCTCAGACACTTCTGCAACCCAGAGGATCATTTACTTAGGAGAcccagagggagaggagaaagacagTAAAACACACCTGCTCTCAGAGACTGGCTTGGAGGAGAGACCAGAAGCCACTGAGAACACATCCAGGGAGGGATCTGGGCACACGGCACCTGTGGCAGAAGGTTTCCAACCCTCTTCCTCAGcaagccagcagcacagggcattGTCTGGAAAATCTGCTGAAGCACTGGAGCAGCCGGGGACAGGCTGTGATGGGACCAGCCTGGTGGAACGTCCTAccttggggcaggaggaagggctgCCTCTACAGCAAGAGAAAGCATCTGCTGGGCTGACAGGCTGCGAAGCACCTGAGGGAGGTGAAGCCCTGCCATGTTCCCGAGAGgtgggacaagaggaaacagatCTGCAAAGCCCAGTGGGAGGCTTGAAGCTGTGTGGCCTGGCAGGGGATGGCCGCAGGGCTGAGGAGCACAAAGGGAGCCCAGTACAGAGCCCGGACATCTGCATGGCAGTGGAGGGGCTCTCAGGAAGGATTGGAGCAGACAGCGACAAGGAAGGAAGTGCCAGAGTGGTTCTTCAGATGGAAGAGATAGAGACCAAGTCACCTCCATCAGTTGTGCCTCGGCAGGGTCACCCTCCCACCACCATGGGGTCGGAGGGGGATGAACCCAGCACTCCTGCCCCTACACCCTTTCCCCAGCAatccagccctgtccctgcagagccagTCTCAGGCACTGAGCCTGAGGGCAGAGACCTGTCCCAGGGCACCAGCCCTGTAAGAGGTATGGGCCTACCCAAGATTGTGAATCTCTCAGCAGAGGTGGAAAGCAAGGAAGCAAACCCTGTAGTAGGCAAAGGAGCACCCAAGGACATGAGCCCTGTAGCAGAGGTGGCAATACCCAGTGGCGCCAGTCCTGAATCTGAAGAACAACCCCAAGACATGGGCTTTGCTACATGTAAACCACACCAAGGTGCAAGTCCTGTTGCGGGAGGACCACCCGAAAACACAGGCGCTGCAGCAGAGCCGATCCAGGTCAGAGACCCGGCCACAGGGGAGGTGGCCCAGGACATGGGCCCTGTCACAGCGAAGGCAACCCAGAGCAAAATCCCTGCCACGGAAGAGCCACTTCAGGAGAAGCCCGTGATAAAAGAGCTCTCCCAGGACATAGGGCCCACATCAGGGAAGCTGACCAGAGATGAAGGCTGTGGGATGGAAGAATTATCCGATGACAAAAGCCCTTGCATGGAAGAGCTGCCTCCCAAGGCAGAAGAACCAAAACAACAGATTGAGGCCATAATAAGAGACCTGCCCCAAGAGGGTCCCATGGCTGAAGGGCTGCTCCACACTACAGATCCCAAAGTGCAGGAGCCACCTTGGGACTTGGAGTTTAATGTGGGACAAGatctgcagggcaggagcccTGCAGTAGGAGAAACCACCAGGGACAGTGACCTTGCTCCAGGGCAGCCACCGCAGGATAAGTCTCGTCCCAAAGAAGCTGCTGATGTTCTGCACTCCCACTCCACTGTAGCAGGATTGTGTCAAGGAAGCAAAACATACCGGCTCTCTACCTTGATCTATGAAGgcagagaagagcagcaagCGAGCAGTGGGACACATCAAACAGAGTCTGAGTCGTTGATGTTTGTGGCTGGGAGGACAGGAGCTGTGTCCCAGGAGCATGGAGATGTCACTGTGGCCCCAGGTAGCTGGCAGGACAGTGAGAGCTACAGGAAAACCTCAGTGGCCTCTAAGATTAAGATGTTCGAGCAAAGTGAAGCAGAGCGAAGGGCAGCCCAGGAGGGACAAGAGCGTGTGCCTGAAGCTGAGacatcagcaaaagcaaaggggaaGATGGGTCTGGCACAGGACATGCTTTTGAACACAGGCCTTGCCTCACCGCTGGTGATGCTAGTCACTCCGGTGGGACCTGCGTCCAGTGCAGGCTCCTTGGCCCTTGGGCAAGGAGCTGGTTCAGGAGACACCTCCCAGCCTCTCTCTCTGAAGAAAGATGTTTCTATTGTCCTGGAGCACGAAGGAGAAGACAGTGCTGACCTGGCTAGTGCTGACCTGGCCTCCCCCGACTCTGGCTGCGAACTCACACTGGCAGAAGCC AGCAAATCTCAGGAACcaagtggggaagaaaaggatttaTCTGACCCGTCAGTAAAATCCAGCCTGAAAGAAGAGAATGTAAAGACTGCTGTTCCAGTGGTCTTCCAG AGAGCGGGCTTGAGGGAGGGCATTGAGGAGAAAGCTAAGCCGCCTCGGCACAGGGCTCCCGAGAGTGACACTGGCGATGAGGAGCAGGACCAGGAGAAGGACTCGGTCTTTTTGAAGGACAACCACCTGGCCATCGAGCGCAAGTGCTCCAGCATCACGGTCAGTTCAACCTCCAGCCTGGAAGCAGAGGTGGACTTCACAGTGATCGGTGACTTCCACGGCACAGCCTTTGAAGACATCTCCCGGAGCCTGCCTGAGCTGGACAAGGACAAGAGTGAAACGGAAGACGAAGGCCTGGTTTCCTTCCAGCACACTGACAAAGTAGTTCCTGGGCCGGAAGAGGATGTCAAAGGTGGAGAGAAGgtctcccagcccagcccagatGTCTCCCAGCTAGAG tcATCAGCCCCAAAAATGGATGCTGTGACCGTCGGTCTGGGGCTGGGCATGAAGAAGCCTGAAGCAGATGGCTCTGCTTTCCACCACATCGGCACCACAGACACAGCCCAG GTGGAAGGAGGCACCCCGGGCAGCAGGGACACCACAGCCACTGTTCATGCTGGCACCGGAGAGATGGCACTGGCAACCTCA GAtcacagcaccaaggctggGAAAGGGGCTGTTCCCACAACAGACCTTCGCTCCCTCTCACCG AtcaccagcagctctgctgggaaggaAGTGCTCACCAGCATATTCAGTGCCACTGCGGAAACCCTCTCCACTTCCACCACTACCCACGTTACCAAG ACTGTGAAAGGAGGGTTTTCCGAGACCCGAATAGAGAAGCGCATCATTATCACAGGAGATGAAGATGTGGACCAGGACCAG GCACTGGCTTTAGCAATCAAAGAGGCAAAACTACAGCATCCTGACATGCTGGTAACCAAAGCTGTGGTATACAGAGAAACAGAACCTTCTCCAGAGGAACGGGACAAGAAACCTCAG GAATCTTGA
- the EPB41L1 gene encoding band 4.1-like protein 1 isoform X7, with protein MTTETGPGSEVKNAQEEAPQQQLEAAAQGPTAAATNPASRDAEVNEKPGAQSDARNTEPGTEMEEKDYSETDGLSDKTTPSKTQKSPQKTTKKVKSALCRVTLLDASEYECEVEKHARGQVLFDMVCEHLNLLEKDYFGLTFCDSDSQKNWLDPSKEIKKQIRSGPWNFAFTVKFYPPDPAQLTEDITRYYLCLQLRADIITGRLPCSFVTHALLGSYAVQAELGDYDAEEHMGNYVSELRFAPNQTRELEERIMELHKTYRGMTPGEAEIHFLENAKKLSMYGVDLHHAKDSEGIDIMLGVCANGLLIYRDRLRINRFAWPKILKISYKRSNFYIKIRPGEYEQFESTIGFKLPNHRSAKRLWKVCIEHHTFFRLVSPEPPPKGFLVMGSKFRYSGRTQAQTRQASALIDRPAPFFERSSSKRYTMSRSLDGEFSRPASVSENHDAGAEGEKRDEDGEFCSRRRSETEDEELTTPTKIKELKPEHETTPRHKQEFLDKPEDVLLKHQASINELKRTLKEPNSKLVHRDRDRRLPSSPASSSPKHEDETPKGTPEKASETMEEDTPDDFTSEHGASLSMESFTQKSLVSSPEGSEHWVFIERETPRLEAVALKKALGVKKEEAHAGTSEVKMSASVSKVEMAVGKAKEVAGQEEPADASLDTRTRAKMIASPEDFESVWEDEIDEKEARGEPSQEAEHVSAESAEEPQEEGEEATTSEPGLPKPCQQPEERQRAKILGPEPPQGESEVVSKERASAASRKQEARVLATATELIKIKVKASDESSDTSATQRIIYLGDPEGEEKDSKTHLLSETGLEERPEATENTSREGSGHTAPVAEGFQPSSSASQQHRALSGKSAEALEQPGTGCDGTSLVERPTLGQEEGLPLQQEKASAGLTGCEAPEGGEALPCSREVGQEETDLQSPVGGLKLCGLAGDGRRAEEHKGSPVQSPDICMAVEGLSGRIGADSDKEGSARVVLQMEEIETKSPPSVVPRQGHPPTTMGSEGDEPSTPAPTPFPQQSSPVPAEPVSGTEPEGRDLSQGTSPVRGMGLPKIVNLSAEVESKEANPVVGKGAPKDMSPVAEVAIPSGASPESEEQPQDMGFATCKPHQGASPVAGGPPENTGAAAEPIQVRDPATGEVAQDMGPVTAKATQSKIPATEEPLQEKPVIKELSQDIGPTSGKLTRDEGCGMEELSDDKSPCMEELPPKAEEPKQQIEAIIRDLPQEGPMAEGLLHTTDPKVQEPPWDLEFNVGQDLQGRSPAVGETTRDSDLAPGQPPQDKSRPKEAADVLHSHSTVAGLCQGSKTYRLSTLIYEGREEQQASSGTHQTESESLMFVAGRTGAVSQEHGDVTVAPGSWQDSESYRKTSVASKIKMFEQSEAERRAAQEGQERVPEAETSAKAKGKMGLAQDMLLNTGLASPLVMLVTPVGPASSAGSLALGQGAGSGDTSQPLSLKKDVSIVLEHEGEDSADLASADLASPDSGCELTLAEAVRAGLREGIEEKAKPPRHRAPESDTGDEEQDQEKDSVFLKDNHLAIERKCSSITVSSTSSLEAEVDFTVIGDFHGTAFEDISRSLPELDKDKSETEDEGLVSFQHTDKVVPGPEEDVKGGEKVSQPSPDVSQLESSAPKMDAVTVGLGLGMKKPEADGSAFHHIGTTDTAQVEGGTPGSRDTTATVHAGTGEMALATSDHSTKAGKGAVPTTDLRSLSPITSSSAGKEVLTSIFSATAETLSTSTTTHVTKTVKGGFSETRIEKRIIITGDEDVDQDQALALAIKEAKLQHPDMLVTKAVVYRETEPSPEERDKKPQES; from the exons AAACACGCCCGAGGCCAGGTCCTCTTTGACATGGTGTGCGAGCATCTCAACCTCCTGGAGAAGGACTACTTCGGCCTCACCTTCTGTGACTCAGACAGCCAGAAG AACTGGCTGGACCCCTCCAAGGAGATCAAGAAGCAGATTCGCA GTGGGCCCTGGAACTTCGCCTTCACTGTGAAGTTTTACCCTCCAGACCCTGCCCAGCTCACGGAGGACATCACAAG ATACTACTTGTGCCTGCAGCTCCGTGCGGACATCATCACGGGGCGCCTGCCTTGCTCCTTTGTCACGCATGCCCTGCTGGGCTCCTACGCCGTGCAGGCTGAGCTGGGTGACTACGATGCCGAGGAACACATGGGCAACTACGTCAGCGAGCTCCGCTTCGCCCCCAACCAGACACGGGAGCTGGAGGAGCGCATCATGGAGTTGCACAAGACCTACCG GGGAATGACCCCCGGGGAAGCGGAGATCCACTTCCTGGAGAACGCCAAGAAGCTCTCCATGTATGGGGTGGACCTGCACCACGCCAAG GACTCGGAGGGCATTGACATCATGCTGGGCGTCTGCGCCAACGGCCTCCTCATCTACAGGGACCGGCTGAGGATCAACCGCTTCGCCTGGCCCAAGATCCTCAAAATTTCCTACAAGAGGAGCAACTTCTACATCAAGATCCGCCCGGGTGAG TACGAACAGTTTGAGAGCACCATTGGCTTCAAGCTGCCTAACCATCGCTCCGCCAAGCGTCTTTGGAAGGTCTGCATAGAGCATCACACCTTCTTCAG GCTGGTGTCCCCGGAGCCACCCCCCAAGGGCTTCCTGGTGATGGGCTCCAAGTTTCGCTACAGCGGGCGGACGCAGGCGCAGACACGGCAGGCCAGCGCCCTCATCGACCGCCCGGCTCCCTTCTTCGAGCGCTCCTCAAGCAAACGGTACACCATGTCTCGCAGCCTTGACGGAG AGTTCTCGCGCCCAGCCTCTGTCAGCGAAAACCACGACGCCGGGGCAGAGGGCGAGAAGCGAGATGAGGACGGTGAGTTTTGCAGCAGGAGACGGTCTGAGACAGAGGATGAGGAGCTGACCACCCCAACGAAAATAAAGGAGCTGAAG CCGGAGCACGAAACAACCCCCAGGCACAAGCAGGAG TTTTTAGACAAGCCAGAAGATGTTTTGCTGAAGCATCAGGCCAGCATCAATGAGCTGAAACGGACCCTGAAGGAGCCCAACAGCAAGCTGGTTCACAGGGACCGGGACAGGAGGCTGCCTTCCTCACCAGCCTCTTCCTCACCCAAGCATGAGGATGAAACACCAAAGGGAACCCCAGAAAAGGCCAGCGAG ACGATGGAAGAGGACACCCCAGACGATTTTACATCTGAGCACGGAGCTTCCCTAAGCATGGAGTCTTTCACGCAGAAAAGCCTTGTCTCCTCTCCTGAG GGCTCGGAGCATTGGGTATTTATAGAGAGAGAAACTCCTAGGCTGGAAGCGGTAGCTCTAAAGAAAGCTCTGGGAGTCAAGAAAGAAGAAGCACATGCAGGTACCTCAGAGGTGAAAATGAGTGCGAGCGTATCGAAAGTGGAGATGGCAGTAGGGAAAGCCAAGGAAGTGGCAGGccaggaagagccagcagatGCATCCCTGGATACCCGGACAAGAGCAAAAATGATCGCTAGTCCAGAGGATTTTGAGTCTGTCTGGGAGGATGAGATTGATGAGAAGGAAGCCAGGGGGGAGCCCAGCCAGGAGGCAGAGCACGTGTCAGCTGAGAGTGCAGAGGAGCCCCAGGAGGAGGGCGAGGAAGCAACCACCAGTGAGCCAGGTCTGCCCAAGCCATGTCAGCAGCCTGAAGAGAGGCAGAGGGCCAAAATTTTGGGGCCAGAGCCTCCCCAGGGAGAAAGCGAGGTGGTCTCCAAGGAGCGTGCTTCTGCAGCCTCCAGGAAGCAGGAGGCCAGAGTGCTGGCCACAGCCACAGAGctcattaaaattaaagtgaAGGCTAGTGATGAGAGCTCAGACACTTCTGCAACCCAGAGGATCATTTACTTAGGAGAcccagagggagaggagaaagacagTAAAACACACCTGCTCTCAGAGACTGGCTTGGAGGAGAGACCAGAAGCCACTGAGAACACATCCAGGGAGGGATCTGGGCACACGGCACCTGTGGCAGAAGGTTTCCAACCCTCTTCCTCAGcaagccagcagcacagggcattGTCTGGAAAATCTGCTGAAGCACTGGAGCAGCCGGGGACAGGCTGTGATGGGACCAGCCTGGTGGAACGTCCTAccttggggcaggaggaagggctgCCTCTACAGCAAGAGAAAGCATCTGCTGGGCTGACAGGCTGCGAAGCACCTGAGGGAGGTGAAGCCCTGCCATGTTCCCGAGAGgtgggacaagaggaaacagatCTGCAAAGCCCAGTGGGAGGCTTGAAGCTGTGTGGCCTGGCAGGGGATGGCCGCAGGGCTGAGGAGCACAAAGGGAGCCCAGTACAGAGCCCGGACATCTGCATGGCAGTGGAGGGGCTCTCAGGAAGGATTGGAGCAGACAGCGACAAGGAAGGAAGTGCCAGAGTGGTTCTTCAGATGGAAGAGATAGAGACCAAGTCACCTCCATCAGTTGTGCCTCGGCAGGGTCACCCTCCCACCACCATGGGGTCGGAGGGGGATGAACCCAGCACTCCTGCCCCTACACCCTTTCCCCAGCAatccagccctgtccctgcagagccagTCTCAGGCACTGAGCCTGAGGGCAGAGACCTGTCCCAGGGCACCAGCCCTGTAAGAGGTATGGGCCTACCCAAGATTGTGAATCTCTCAGCAGAGGTGGAAAGCAAGGAAGCAAACCCTGTAGTAGGCAAAGGAGCACCCAAGGACATGAGCCCTGTAGCAGAGGTGGCAATACCCAGTGGCGCCAGTCCTGAATCTGAAGAACAACCCCAAGACATGGGCTTTGCTACATGTAAACCACACCAAGGTGCAAGTCCTGTTGCGGGAGGACCACCCGAAAACACAGGCGCTGCAGCAGAGCCGATCCAGGTCAGAGACCCGGCCACAGGGGAGGTGGCCCAGGACATGGGCCCTGTCACAGCGAAGGCAACCCAGAGCAAAATCCCTGCCACGGAAGAGCCACTTCAGGAGAAGCCCGTGATAAAAGAGCTCTCCCAGGACATAGGGCCCACATCAGGGAAGCTGACCAGAGATGAAGGCTGTGGGATGGAAGAATTATCCGATGACAAAAGCCCTTGCATGGAAGAGCTGCCTCCCAAGGCAGAAGAACCAAAACAACAGATTGAGGCCATAATAAGAGACCTGCCCCAAGAGGGTCCCATGGCTGAAGGGCTGCTCCACACTACAGATCCCAAAGTGCAGGAGCCACCTTGGGACTTGGAGTTTAATGTGGGACAAGatctgcagggcaggagcccTGCAGTAGGAGAAACCACCAGGGACAGTGACCTTGCTCCAGGGCAGCCACCGCAGGATAAGTCTCGTCCCAAAGAAGCTGCTGATGTTCTGCACTCCCACTCCACTGTAGCAGGATTGTGTCAAGGAAGCAAAACATACCGGCTCTCTACCTTGATCTATGAAGgcagagaagagcagcaagCGAGCAGTGGGACACATCAAACAGAGTCTGAGTCGTTGATGTTTGTGGCTGGGAGGACAGGAGCTGTGTCCCAGGAGCATGGAGATGTCACTGTGGCCCCAGGTAGCTGGCAGGACAGTGAGAGCTACAGGAAAACCTCAGTGGCCTCTAAGATTAAGATGTTCGAGCAAAGTGAAGCAGAGCGAAGGGCAGCCCAGGAGGGACAAGAGCGTGTGCCTGAAGCTGAGacatcagcaaaagcaaaggggaaGATGGGTCTGGCACAGGACATGCTTTTGAACACAGGCCTTGCCTCACCGCTGGTGATGCTAGTCACTCCGGTGGGACCTGCGTCCAGTGCAGGCTCCTTGGCCCTTGGGCAAGGAGCTGGTTCAGGAGACACCTCCCAGCCTCTCTCTCTGAAGAAAGATGTTTCTATTGTCCTGGAGCACGAAGGAGAAGACAGTGCTGACCTGGCTAGTGCTGACCTGGCCTCCCCCGACTCTGGCTGCGAACTCACACTGGCAGAAGCCGTG AGAGCGGGCTTGAGGGAGGGCATTGAGGAGAAAGCTAAGCCGCCTCGGCACAGGGCTCCCGAGAGTGACACTGGCGATGAGGAGCAGGACCAGGAGAAGGACTCGGTCTTTTTGAAGGACAACCACCTGGCCATCGAGCGCAAGTGCTCCAGCATCACGGTCAGTTCAACCTCCAGCCTGGAAGCAGAGGTGGACTTCACAGTGATCGGTGACTTCCACGGCACAGCCTTTGAAGACATCTCCCGGAGCCTGCCTGAGCTGGACAAGGACAAGAGTGAAACGGAAGACGAAGGCCTGGTTTCCTTCCAGCACACTGACAAAGTAGTTCCTGGGCCGGAAGAGGATGTCAAAGGTGGAGAGAAGgtctcccagcccagcccagatGTCTCCCAGCTAGAG tcATCAGCCCCAAAAATGGATGCTGTGACCGTCGGTCTGGGGCTGGGCATGAAGAAGCCTGAAGCAGATGGCTCTGCTTTCCACCACATCGGCACCACAGACACAGCCCAG GTGGAAGGAGGCACCCCGGGCAGCAGGGACACCACAGCCACTGTTCATGCTGGCACCGGAGAGATGGCACTGGCAACCTCA GAtcacagcaccaaggctggGAAAGGGGCTGTTCCCACAACAGACCTTCGCTCCCTCTCACCG AtcaccagcagctctgctgggaaggaAGTGCTCACCAGCATATTCAGTGCCACTGCGGAAACCCTCTCCACTTCCACCACTACCCACGTTACCAAG ACTGTGAAAGGAGGGTTTTCCGAGACCCGAATAGAGAAGCGCATCATTATCACAGGAGATGAAGATGTGGACCAGGACCAG GCACTGGCTTTAGCAATCAAAGAGGCAAAACTACAGCATCCTGACATGCTGGTAACCAAAGCTGTGGTATACAGAGAAACAGAACCTTCTCCAGAGGAACGGGACAAGAAACCTCAG GAATCTTGA